One Glycine max cultivar Williams 82 chromosome 3, Glycine_max_v4.0, whole genome shotgun sequence DNA window includes the following coding sequences:
- the LOC100788435 gene encoding gibberellin receptor GID1B isoform X1 yields MAGSNQVNLNESRSVVPLNTWVLISNFKLSYKLLRRDDGTFNRELAEYLDRKVPANAIPVEGVFSIDHVDRNAGLFYRVYLPTSGNEAQWGIRDLEKPLSTTEIVPVIVFFHGGSFSHSSANSHIYDTFCRRLVRICKAAVVSVNYRRSPEHRYPCAYDDGWAALRWVKSRAWLQSGREAKVHVYLAGDSSGGNIVHHVAVRAAEEEIEVLGNILLHPLFGGEKRTESELRLDGKYFVRLKDRDWYWRAFLPEGENRDHPACNPFGPRGRSIEGLKFPKSLVCVAGLDLLQDWQLAYAKGLEDCGQQVKLLFLKEATIGFYFLPNNDHFYCLMKEINNFVNSDSDC; encoded by the exons ATGGCTGGCAGCAACCAAGTCAATCTCAATGAATCTAGG AGTGTTGTTCCTTTAAATACATGGGTGCTTATCTCCAATTTCAAGTTGTCTTACAAGCTTCTCAGACGTGACGATGGAACGTTCAATCGTGAGTTGGCGGAGTATCTCGATAGGAAGGTCCCCGCAAACGCAATTCCCGTTGAAGGTGTGTTTTCAATCGATCACGTTGATAGAAACGCGGGTTTATTCTACCGTGTGTACTTACCAACCTCAGGAAACGAGGCTCAATGGGGTATCAGAGACCTTGAGAAGCCGTTAAGTACTACAGAAATTGTTCCTGTAATCGTATTCTTTCACGGGGGAAGCTTCTCGCATTCCTcggccaacagtcacatctacGACACCTTCTGCCGCCGCCTTGTGAGGATTTGcaaggctgctgtggtgtctgTGAACTACCGGCGGTCACCGGAGCATCGGTATCCTTGTGCATACGACGACGGCTGGGCGGCATTGCGGTGGGTGAAGTCGAGAGCATGGCTGCAAAGTGGGAGGGAGGCCAAGGTTCATGTCTACTTGGCAGGGGACAGTTCTGGAGGGAACATTGTTCATCATGTGGCAGTGAGGGCTGCAGAGGAGGAAATTGAGGTCCTGGGGAATATTCTTCTCCACCCTTTGTTTGGTGGGGAGAAGAGAACGGAATCAGAATTGAGATTGGATGGGAAATACTTTGTGAGGCTTAAGGATCGTGATTGGTATTGGAGAGCTTTTCTACCTGAAGGAGAGAATAGAGACCACCCTGCTTGCAACCCTTTTGGACCAAGGGGGAGAAGCATTGAAGGACTCAAATTCCCTAAAAGTCTTGTTTGTGTGGCTGGTTTGGATCTTCTGCAGGATTGGCAATTGGCATATGCAAAAGGTCTTGAGGATTGTGGACAACAGGTCAAGCTTCTTTTTCTCAAGGAAGCCACTATTGGCTTCTACTTCTTGCCAAACAATGACCATTTCTATTGCCTCATGAAAGAAATCAACAACTTTGTCAATTCTGATTCTGACTGTTAA
- the LOC100788435 gene encoding gibberellin receptor GID1B isoform X2: MDHLNFRSVVPLNTWVLISNFKLSYKLLRRDDGTFNRELAEYLDRKVPANAIPVEGVFSIDHVDRNAGLFYRVYLPTSGNEAQWGIRDLEKPLSTTEIVPVIVFFHGGSFSHSSANSHIYDTFCRRLVRICKAAVVSVNYRRSPEHRYPCAYDDGWAALRWVKSRAWLQSGREAKVHVYLAGDSSGGNIVHHVAVRAAEEEIEVLGNILLHPLFGGEKRTESELRLDGKYFVRLKDRDWYWRAFLPEGENRDHPACNPFGPRGRSIEGLKFPKSLVCVAGLDLLQDWQLAYAKGLEDCGQQVKLLFLKEATIGFYFLPNNDHFYCLMKEINNFVNSDSDC, encoded by the exons atggatcatctaaattttcgg AGTGTTGTTCCTTTAAATACATGGGTGCTTATCTCCAATTTCAAGTTGTCTTACAAGCTTCTCAGACGTGACGATGGAACGTTCAATCGTGAGTTGGCGGAGTATCTCGATAGGAAGGTCCCCGCAAACGCAATTCCCGTTGAAGGTGTGTTTTCAATCGATCACGTTGATAGAAACGCGGGTTTATTCTACCGTGTGTACTTACCAACCTCAGGAAACGAGGCTCAATGGGGTATCAGAGACCTTGAGAAGCCGTTAAGTACTACAGAAATTGTTCCTGTAATCGTATTCTTTCACGGGGGAAGCTTCTCGCATTCCTcggccaacagtcacatctacGACACCTTCTGCCGCCGCCTTGTGAGGATTTGcaaggctgctgtggtgtctgTGAACTACCGGCGGTCACCGGAGCATCGGTATCCTTGTGCATACGACGACGGCTGGGCGGCATTGCGGTGGGTGAAGTCGAGAGCATGGCTGCAAAGTGGGAGGGAGGCCAAGGTTCATGTCTACTTGGCAGGGGACAGTTCTGGAGGGAACATTGTTCATCATGTGGCAGTGAGGGCTGCAGAGGAGGAAATTGAGGTCCTGGGGAATATTCTTCTCCACCCTTTGTTTGGTGGGGAGAAGAGAACGGAATCAGAATTGAGATTGGATGGGAAATACTTTGTGAGGCTTAAGGATCGTGATTGGTATTGGAGAGCTTTTCTACCTGAAGGAGAGAATAGAGACCACCCTGCTTGCAACCCTTTTGGACCAAGGGGGAGAAGCATTGAAGGACTCAAATTCCCTAAAAGTCTTGTTTGTGTGGCTGGTTTGGATCTTCTGCAGGATTGGCAATTGGCATATGCAAAAGGTCTTGAGGATTGTGGACAACAGGTCAAGCTTCTTTTTCTCAAGGAAGCCACTATTGGCTTCTACTTCTTGCCAAACAATGACCATTTCTATTGCCTCATGAAAGAAATCAACAACTTTGTCAATTCTGATTCTGACTGTTAA